A genomic window from Passer domesticus isolate bPasDom1 chromosome Z, bPasDom1.hap1, whole genome shotgun sequence includes:
- the GDNF gene encoding glial cell line-derived neurotrophic factor isoform X2 yields MKLWDVVAVCVVLLNTVSTLPLPTANMPEDYPDQFNEVVDFIQATIKRLRRSPDKQTPIFSRRERNRQNAATNIENSNKKGRRNQKGKNRGCVLTEIHLNVTDLDLGYETKEELIFRYCSGSCDAAETTYDKILKNLTRKKKLVTDKVRQACCRPTAFDDDLSFLDDNLVYHILKKHSAKRCGCV; encoded by the exons ATGAAGTTATGGGATGTTGTGGCTGTCTGCGTGGTGCTGCTCAACACGGTCTCCACCTTGCCCCTGCCCACCG CTAATATGCCAGAGGATTATCCAGATCAGTTTAATGAGGTAGTGGACTTTATTCAAGCCACTATTAAAAGACTGAGGAGGTCACCAGATAAACAGACTCCGATTTTTTCTAGGCGGGAGAGAAACCGTCAAAATGCAGCCACAAACATAGAGAATTCcaacaaaaaaggaaggaggaatCAAAAGGGCAAAAATCGAGGATGTGTCTTAacagaaatacatttaaatgtGACCGACCTGGATTTGGGATATGAAACCAAAGAAGAGCTAATTTTCCGGTATTGCAGTGGATCTTGTGATGCAGCTGAGACCACCTatgacaaaattttaaaaaacttaaccagaaagaaaaaactggTCACTGACAAAGTGAGGCAAGCCTGTTGCAGACCCACAGCCTTTGATGATGACCTGTCCTTTTTGGATGATAACCTGGTTTACCacatactgaaaaaacattCCGCGAAAAGGTGTGGATGCGTCTGA
- the GDNF gene encoding glial cell line-derived neurotrophic factor isoform X1, giving the protein MKLWDVVAVCVVLLNTVSTLPLPTGKTPPKGSPSVVEGPEDDLSPISLLPPYAVHSDSNMPEDYPDQFNEVVDFIQATIKRLRRSPDKQTPIFSRRERNRQNAATNIENSNKKGRRNQKGKNRGCVLTEIHLNVTDLDLGYETKEELIFRYCSGSCDAAETTYDKILKNLTRKKKLVTDKVRQACCRPTAFDDDLSFLDDNLVYHILKKHSAKRCGCV; this is encoded by the exons ATGAAGTTATGGGATGTTGTGGCTGTCTGCGTGGTGCTGCTCAACACGGTCTCCACCTTGCCCCTGCCCACCGGTAAGACGCCTCCCAAGGGGTCCCCTTCAGTGGTAGAGGGACCTGAAGATGATCTCTCCCCCATCAGCCTGCTGCCTCCCTATGCTGTGCACAGTGACT CTAATATGCCAGAGGATTATCCAGATCAGTTTAATGAGGTAGTGGACTTTATTCAAGCCACTATTAAAAGACTGAGGAGGTCACCAGATAAACAGACTCCGATTTTTTCTAGGCGGGAGAGAAACCGTCAAAATGCAGCCACAAACATAGAGAATTCcaacaaaaaaggaaggaggaatCAAAAGGGCAAAAATCGAGGATGTGTCTTAacagaaatacatttaaatgtGACCGACCTGGATTTGGGATATGAAACCAAAGAAGAGCTAATTTTCCGGTATTGCAGTGGATCTTGTGATGCAGCTGAGACCACCTatgacaaaattttaaaaaacttaaccagaaagaaaaaactggTCACTGACAAAGTGAGGCAAGCCTGTTGCAGACCCACAGCCTTTGATGATGACCTGTCCTTTTTGGATGATAACCTGGTTTACCacatactgaaaaaacattCCGCGAAAAGGTGTGGATGCGTCTGA